In the Bacillus shivajii genome, one interval contains:
- a CDS encoding adenylate kinase, translating to MNLILMGLPGAGKGTQAEKIVEKYGIPHISTGDMFRAAIKGGTELGLKAKAYMDEGNLVPDEVTVGIVRERLSQDDCKGGFLLDGFPRTVAQAEALESMLEDLGRRLDHVLYIKVPKEDLFRRLTGRWICPTCGATYHELYNPPKVAGKCDKDGSDLIQRDDDKPETVEKRLEVNLEQTQPLVDFYEGKGYLRNINGQQDIQLVFEDLDEILKGINR from the coding sequence ATGAATTTGATCTTAATGGGACTTCCGGGTGCCGGAAAAGGAACCCAAGCAGAAAAAATCGTCGAAAAATACGGCATTCCACATATTTCAACAGGGGACATGTTCCGTGCTGCGATTAAAGGTGGTACTGAGCTTGGCTTAAAAGCAAAAGCTTATATGGATGAAGGTAATCTTGTTCCTGATGAAGTAACTGTTGGTATTGTTCGTGAACGACTTAGCCAAGATGATTGTAAAGGCGGATTTTTGCTGGATGGTTTTCCAAGAACGGTTGCCCAAGCAGAAGCGTTAGAATCAATGTTAGAAGATCTTGGTCGTAGGTTAGACCATGTATTGTATATAAAGGTTCCAAAAGAGGATTTATTTAGAAGGTTAACAGGACGTTGGATCTGCCCTACATGTGGTGCAACGTACCATGAACTTTATAATCCTCCGAAAGTAGCCGGAAAGTGCGACAAAGATGGTAGTGACTTAATTCAACGTGATGACGATAAGCCAGAGACTGTTGAAAAACGCCTGGAAGTCAACTTAGAACAAACACAACCGCTCGTCGACTTCTATGAAGGAAAAGGCTATCTTCGTAATATTAATGGACAACAAGACATTCAACTAGTTTTCGAAGATCTTGATGAGATATTGAAAGGAATTAATCGATGA
- the map gene encoding type I methionyl aminopeptidase: protein MIICKTPRELDIMRVAGKIVALTHQELQKHIEPGITTKELDNIADKLIRSHDAIPSFKGYNGFTGSICASVNDELVHGIPRDRVLKDGDIISIDIGANYQGYHGDSAWTYPVGNISEGTRKLLEVTEESLFKGLAEAKPGERLSNISHAIQTYVESYGFSIVREYVGHGVGQELHEDPQIPHFGPPGKGPRLKSGMVLAVEPMVNAGSRHVRTLQDNWTVVTADGKMCAHFEHTIAIVDTGYEILTKTD, encoded by the coding sequence ATGATTATTTGTAAGACGCCGAGAGAACTTGATATCATGCGTGTTGCAGGTAAAATCGTAGCCTTAACCCACCAAGAGCTTCAAAAACACATTGAGCCTGGTATTACAACGAAGGAATTGGACAATATCGCTGACAAGCTTATTCGTTCACATGATGCGATTCCATCTTTTAAAGGCTATAATGGATTTACTGGGAGCATATGCGCTTCAGTAAATGATGAGTTGGTACACGGAATCCCTAGGGATCGAGTACTCAAAGATGGTGACATTATCAGCATTGATATCGGCGCCAACTATCAAGGGTATCATGGGGACTCCGCATGGACCTATCCAGTCGGGAACATTTCCGAAGGAACCCGCAAGCTCCTAGAAGTCACCGAAGAATCACTATTCAAAGGACTAGCGGAAGCGAAGCCAGGAGAGCGTCTATCCAACATATCTCATGCGATTCAAACGTATGTAGAATCTTATGGTTTCTCAATCGTAAGAGAATACGTTGGTCATGGAGTAGGGCAAGAACTTCATGAAGACCCACAAATCCCACACTTTGGACCTCCGGGAAAAGGACCCAGACTTAAGTCAGGAATGGTTTTAGCTGTTGAACCAATGGTAAACGCTGGTTCCAGACATGTTCGAACGTTACAAGACAATTGGACAGTCGTAACGGCAGACGGGAAAATGTGTGCCCATTTTGAACACACCATTGCTATTGTTGACACAGGATATGAAATTTTGACAAAAACCGATTGA
- a CDS encoding KOW domain-containing RNA-binding protein: protein MKDPESVPQVGELVRILNGRDKDKFACVIEILDDRFVRIADGDKRKVDRAKKKNIQHLERLNIIASEVKNSIVETGRVTNAKLRFAISTYIDDNLLKEGE from the coding sequence ATGAAAGATCCTGAATCGGTTCCGCAAGTTGGTGAGCTTGTGCGAATCTTGAACGGAAGAGACAAAGATAAATTCGCTTGTGTTATAGAAATACTGGATGATCGTTTTGTTCGAATTGCCGATGGTGATAAACGTAAAGTTGACCGAGCAAAGAAAAAGAATATCCAGCATCTCGAGCGATTAAATATCATTGCTTCGGAAGTGAAAAATAGCATTGTTGAAACGGGTCGTGTAACCAATGCAAAATTGCGGTTTGCAATTTCAACATATATCGATGATAATTTACTGAAGGAAGGAGAGTAA
- the infA gene encoding translation initiation factor IF-1: MAKEDVIEVEGTVIEPLPNAMFRVELENGHKILAHVSGKIRMHFIRILPGDKVTVELSPYDLTRGRITYRYK; this comes from the coding sequence ATGGCCAAAGAAGATGTAATCGAAGTAGAAGGAACGGTGATTGAGCCGCTTCCAAATGCGATGTTCCGCGTAGAATTAGAGAACGGTCATAAGATTTTGGCTCACGTCTCTGGGAAGATTCGTATGCATTTCATTCGTATTTTACCTGGTGATAAAGTGACTGTAGAATTGTCTCCGTATGATTTGACTCGTGGTCGTATCACGTACCGATATAAATAA
- the rpmJ gene encoding 50S ribosomal protein L36: MKVRPSVKPICEKCKVIRRKGTVMVICENPKHKQKQG; encoded by the coding sequence ATGAAGGTAAGACCATCAGTGAAACCCATTTGCGAAAAATGTAAGGTTATTCGCCGAAAAGGTACCGTCATGGTAATTTGCGAAAATCCTAAACACAAACAAAAACAAGGTTAA
- the rpsM gene encoding 30S ribosomal protein S13: protein MARIAGVDIPRDKRVVVSLTYVYGIGQSTASEILKEAGVSESTRVRDLTEEELGKIREVVDSIKVEGDLRREVSLNIKRLIEIGSYRGIRHRRGLPVRGQKTKNNARTRKGPRRTVANKKK from the coding sequence ATGGCACGTATTGCTGGTGTCGACATTCCTCGTGACAAACGAGTTGTCGTTTCTTTGACATATGTCTACGGAATCGGACAATCCACAGCATCTGAGATTTTAAAAGAAGCTGGCGTTTCTGAGAGCACTCGCGTTCGCGATCTAACTGAAGAAGAGCTTGGGAAAATCCGTGAAGTAGTTGACAGTATTAAAGTAGAAGGAGACCTTCGTCGTGAGGTATCTCTTAACATTAAGCGTTTAATTGAAATCGGTTCTTATCGTGGGATCCGTCATCGTCGTGGCTTGCCTGTTCGAGGTCAAAAGACGAAAAACAATGCACGTACACGTAAAGGTCCACGTCGTACTGTAGCGAACAAGAAGAAGTAA
- the rpsK gene encoding 30S ribosomal protein S11 — MAKAKTTRSKRRQRKNIESGIAHIRSTFNNTIVTITDPRGNAISWASAGALGFKGSRKSTPFAAQTAAETAAKAAMEHGMKAVEVSVKGPGAGREAAIRSLQATGLEVSMIKDVTPVPHNGCRPPKRRRV; from the coding sequence ATGGCTAAAGCGAAAACGACTCGTTCAAAGCGTCGTCAACGTAAAAATATTGAATCCGGTATTGCGCACATTCGCTCTACTTTCAACAACACGATCGTAACGATCACAGATCCTCGTGGAAACGCGATCTCTTGGGCTAGTGCTGGTGCATTAGGATTTAAAGGCTCTCGTAAATCAACTCCATTTGCTGCACAAACTGCTGCTGAAACGGCTGCAAAAGCTGCTATGGAGCACGGTATGAAAGCTGTAGAAGTATCCGTAAAAGGTCCTGGTGCTGGACGTGAAGCTGCTATTCGTTCACTTCAAGCAACTGGCTTAGAAGTTAGTATGATCAAAGATGTCACTCCAGTTCCACATAACGGCTGCCGTCCACCAAAACGTCGTAGAGTTTAG
- a CDS encoding DNA-directed RNA polymerase subunit alpha: MIEIEKPKIEAVELNEDASYGKFVVEPLERGYGTTLGNSLRRILLNSLPGSAVTTVQFDGVLHEFSTIEGVVEDVTTIILNLKKLALKIYSDDEKTLEIDAQGEGVVTAADIMHDSDVEVLNPDLHIATLSSGAQFNMKVTASRGRGYSPAEMNNKDDMPIGVIPVDSIYTPVSRVNYQVENTRVGQITNFDKLTLDVWTDGSIRPEEAVSLGAKILNEHLNIFVGLTDQAQNAEIMVEKEEDQKEKVLEMTIEELDLSVRSYNCLKRAGINTVQELTQKSEEDMMKVRNLGRKSLEEVQEKLGELGLGLRNEE; this comes from the coding sequence ATGATCGAAATAGAAAAGCCAAAGATTGAAGCTGTAGAGCTTAATGAAGATGCATCATACGGGAAATTTGTTGTAGAACCTTTAGAGCGTGGATATGGGACAACGCTGGGGAACTCTCTCCGTCGAATCCTACTGAACTCTCTACCTGGATCTGCAGTAACAACTGTACAGTTTGATGGGGTTCTTCATGAATTTTCTACAATTGAAGGAGTCGTCGAGGACGTAACGACAATTATCCTCAATTTAAAGAAACTTGCTCTTAAGATTTACTCAGATGATGAAAAAACATTAGAAATTGATGCACAAGGTGAAGGTGTAGTTACAGCAGCAGACATAATGCATGACAGTGATGTGGAGGTTTTAAACCCTGACCTTCATATTGCCACACTTTCAAGCGGAGCTCAATTTAACATGAAAGTAACAGCTAGTCGTGGACGTGGGTATTCCCCGGCTGAAATGAACAATAAAGATGACATGCCAATTGGTGTAATTCCGGTAGATTCCATTTATACACCAGTGTCACGTGTAAACTATCAAGTAGAAAACACTCGTGTTGGACAAATTACAAACTTTGATAAGTTAACGCTTGATGTATGGACTGATGGAAGCATTCGCCCGGAAGAAGCAGTATCTCTTGGCGCCAAAATTTTAAATGAGCATTTAAATATTTTTGTTGGCTTAACAGATCAAGCACAAAATGCTGAAATTATGGTCGAGAAAGAAGAAGACCAGAAAGAAAAAGTGCTTGAGATGACGATTGAAGAGTTAGATCTTTCCGTTCGTTCTTACAACTGCTTAAAGCGTGCAGGAATTAATACGGTACAAGAATTAACTCAAAAATCCGAAGAAGACATGATGAAGGTACGTAACCTTGGACGTAAATCTTTAGAAGAAGTCCAAGAGAAGCTAGGTGAACTAGGTCTAGGTCTTCGTAACGAAGAATAG
- the rplQ gene encoding 50S ribosomal protein L17: MAYRKLGRDSSARKALFRDLTTDLIINERIETTEPKAKELRSIVEKMITLGKRGDLHARRQVAAFVRNEVADEETGQDAIQKLFDDIAPRYEERQGGYTRVLKLGPRRGDGAEVAVIELV, encoded by the coding sequence ATGGCATACAGAAAATTAGGTCGTGATTCAAGTGCACGTAAAGCACTATTTCGCGATTTAACTACAGATCTAATCATTAACGAGCGTATTGAAACGACTGAACCAAAAGCAAAAGAGCTTCGTTCAATCGTAGAAAAGATGATCACTCTAGGTAAGCGTGGTGACTTACACGCACGTCGCCAAGTTGCTGCATTCGTACGTAATGAAGTAGCTGACGAAGAAACTGGCCAAGATGCGATCCAAAAGTTATTTGATGACATCGCACCACGCTATGAAGAGCGTCAAGGTGGTTATACACGTGTTCTTAAGCTAGGACCTCGTCGTGGAGACGGCGCAGAAGTGGCTGTTATCGAACTAGTGTAA
- a CDS encoding energy-coupling factor transporter ATPase — MENEMIYIKDLSFRYREQDPLVLNAIDLSIYEGEWITILGHNGSGKSTLAKFFIALYTPDENMGQVIVNGFDSSTARNLTDIRRSVAMVFQNPDNQIVAPTVRDDIAFGLENAGIPRHEMLVRVSESIEKLGLAGLEDEEPHRLSGGQKQRIAIAGAFALKPKVIVLDEATSMLDPSGRKEVLDIARTLQQNEKMTIVTITHDVTEALYSDRVIILKQGELLYDLPPKELFNHLSALEQSQLKPPFLFEVIQRLKERDIELPNGLMSEEELVNAICTLKQTK, encoded by the coding sequence GTGGAAAATGAAATGATTTATATAAAAGACCTTTCTTTTCGATATCGAGAACAAGATCCCCTCGTATTAAACGCCATTGACTTGTCTATATATGAAGGGGAATGGATTACAATCCTTGGTCATAATGGTTCCGGTAAATCTACACTAGCGAAGTTTTTCATTGCTCTTTATACGCCTGATGAAAATATGGGACAAGTAATCGTCAATGGTTTCGATTCATCAACTGCTCGAAACCTAACCGATATTAGAAGGTCTGTAGCAATGGTATTTCAAAATCCTGATAATCAAATTGTTGCGCCAACTGTACGTGACGATATTGCATTTGGATTAGAAAATGCTGGAATACCTAGGCATGAAATGTTAGTTCGCGTATCAGAAAGTATTGAAAAGCTAGGGCTCGCTGGTTTAGAAGACGAGGAACCACACCGGCTATCTGGGGGACAGAAACAACGTATAGCAATTGCAGGTGCATTTGCCTTAAAACCGAAAGTGATCGTCTTAGATGAGGCAACATCGATGCTTGATCCGTCAGGTCGAAAAGAAGTACTTGATATTGCAAGGACACTTCAACAAAATGAGAAAATGACGATTGTTACAATTACTCATGATGTGACGGAAGCATTATATTCAGATCGGGTAATCATTTTAAAACAAGGTGAACTCCTTTATGATTTGCCGCCAAAAGAATTATTTAATCATCTTTCAGCGTTAGAACAAAGTCAATTAAAGCCACCGTTTCTTTTTGAAGTGATTCAACGACTAAAAGAACGTGACATCGAGCTTCCTAACGGCTTGATGAGCGAGGAAGAGCTGGTGAACGCGATATGTACATTGAAGCAAACGAAGTAA
- a CDS encoding energy-coupling factor transporter ATPase, whose protein sequence is MYIEANEVSYTYMKKTPFEKQALKDVSLHLPSGSYTSVIGHTGSGKSTFIQHINGLLKPTKGEMTVGDWTITSKTKQKSLYELRKNVGMVFQYPEHQLFAETVIGDVAFAPVNFGFTKNEAQQKAAEALSKVGIGKEYYHRSPFELSGGQMRRVAIASVLASDPRILILDEPTAGLDPKGQDEIMRLFYEWYIEKEDRSVVLITHQMEDAAKYAKNVIVMEDGRVVMEGTPTDIFSKADQLKRLGLSVPQSVSLLNGLKEKTNFNDMNVAQFDLDGTIDEILAYLRRDRWGC, encoded by the coding sequence ATGTACATTGAAGCAAACGAAGTAAGTTATACATATATGAAAAAGACGCCATTTGAAAAACAGGCTTTAAAAGATGTTTCCTTACATTTGCCTAGTGGTTCCTATACGTCTGTTATCGGCCATACAGGGTCTGGGAAGTCTACGTTCATTCAACATATAAATGGCTTATTAAAGCCGACAAAGGGTGAAATGACAGTAGGTGATTGGACGATCACTAGTAAAACGAAGCAAAAGTCTCTTTATGAACTAAGAAAAAATGTAGGGATGGTTTTTCAATATCCTGAGCATCAACTTTTCGCTGAGACAGTTATTGGCGATGTAGCCTTTGCGCCAGTAAATTTCGGATTTACAAAAAATGAAGCTCAGCAAAAGGCTGCTGAAGCCCTTTCTAAGGTTGGAATAGGTAAGGAGTATTATCATCGGTCTCCCTTTGAGTTAAGTGGTGGACAAATGAGAAGGGTTGCGATTGCTAGTGTGTTAGCTTCAGACCCTCGTATATTAATCTTAGATGAGCCGACAGCCGGTTTAGATCCAAAAGGTCAAGATGAGATCATGAGGTTATTTTATGAATGGTATATTGAAAAAGAAGACCGGTCCGTTGTCCTTATTACTCACCAAATGGAAGATGCAGCAAAGTATGCTAAAAACGTAATTGTCATGGAAGACGGAAGAGTTGTGATGGAAGGAACTCCAACTGACATTTTTTCTAAAGCGGATCAACTGAAGCGCCTTGGTCTATCTGTTCCACAATCTGTATCGTTGCTCAACGGTTTAAAAGAAAAAACAAATTTCAATGATATGAATGTAGCACAGTTTGATCTAGATGGAACAATCGACGAGATCCTTGCTTATTTGAGGAGGGATAGATGGGGATGCTAG
- a CDS encoding energy-coupling factor transporter transmembrane component T family protein yields MLDNVIIGQYVSGKSFIHKMDPRAKMVAVFLFMIFLFISRHPASLGAAMIVTIASLYIANIPLRFFIKGMRVIFIILFFTLLFHVFFTREGQVLFEWRFMTVYLGGVIEGSIVAIRLLMLVMMASLLTLTTTPVDLTDAIERLLSPLKRIGLPIHELALTISIALRFIPTLLDETSKIIKAQMARGAQFTEGSLWRRLKALTPIFIPLFVQAFKRAEDLAVAMEARGYAGGEGRTKFRELDWQRKDTFALSVIGIFMLISASTRVLFS; encoded by the coding sequence ATGCTAGATAACGTGATTATTGGACAGTATGTTTCTGGTAAGTCTTTTATCCATAAGATGGATCCTAGGGCAAAGATGGTTGCTGTGTTTTTATTTATGATCTTTTTATTTATAAGCCGTCATCCAGCTTCTCTAGGGGCAGCGATGATAGTTACAATTGCGTCTTTGTATATCGCAAATATCCCTCTCCGTTTTTTTATCAAAGGTATGCGCGTCATCTTTATTATTCTGTTTTTCACTTTACTTTTTCACGTATTTTTTACTAGAGAAGGCCAAGTCTTGTTCGAATGGAGATTTATGACGGTTTATTTAGGTGGTGTCATTGAAGGGAGTATTGTTGCTATTCGACTTCTCATGCTCGTTATGATGGCTTCGTTACTGACGCTTACGACGACACCGGTAGATTTGACAGATGCGATTGAGAGATTGTTATCTCCGTTGAAAAGAATCGGACTACCGATACATGAACTCGCATTAACGATATCGATCGCTTTACGATTTATACCGACTTTATTGGACGAGACGTCAAAAATTATAAAGGCACAAATGGCTCGAGGAGCTCAGTTTACAGAAGGATCTTTATGGCGTCGTTTAAAAGCACTTACCCCAATTTTTATCCCACTTTTCGTCCAAGCTTTTAAACGAGCAGAAGATTTAGCGGTCGCAATGGAAGCGAGAGGTTATGCAGGTGGAGAAGGAAGGACAAAATTTCGCGAGCTAGATTGGCAAAGAAAAGATACGTTTGCATTGAGCGTTATTGGTATTTTTATGCTCATCTCGGCCAGTACGAGAGTGTTGTTTTCATAG
- the truA gene encoding tRNA pseudouridine(38-40) synthase TruA — MKRLKAIVSYDGTNFSGYQVQVNARTVQGELENALKKIHKVPTFKVISSGRTDAKVHGINQPIHFDTTLSIPEDRWPRALNSLLPNDIVVKEVKEVEPHFHARFDTVGKEYRYIVNSADMQDVFKRNYTHHLPAQLSLEKMKEAAGHLIGTHDFTSFSSPKTEVIDKVRTIFAIDIKQSDDEWTFTFVGSGFLYQMVRILVGTLLDIGQGDREPEEVPRILEGKNRELASPTAPGSGLYLAHVFYDNEALEKEIQKLGKEK, encoded by the coding sequence ATGAAGCGTCTTAAAGCGATCGTTTCATACGATGGAACGAATTTTTCAGGTTATCAAGTGCAAGTGAATGCGAGGACTGTGCAAGGAGAGCTTGAGAATGCACTTAAAAAAATACATAAAGTCCCTACTTTTAAAGTAATTAGCTCTGGGCGAACAGATGCCAAGGTGCATGGGATCAATCAGCCAATACATTTTGATACGACATTATCCATTCCAGAAGACCGATGGCCAAGAGCATTAAACAGTCTTTTGCCAAACGATATTGTCGTCAAAGAAGTGAAAGAAGTTGAACCGCACTTTCATGCTCGCTTTGATACGGTTGGTAAGGAGTATCGCTATATTGTAAATTCAGCGGACATGCAAGATGTGTTTAAGCGAAATTATACGCATCACTTACCGGCTCAATTGTCTTTAGAAAAAATGAAAGAAGCTGCAGGACATTTAATAGGGACTCATGATTTTACGAGTTTCTCTTCACCAAAAACAGAAGTCATCGATAAAGTCCGGACAATTTTTGCGATTGATATAAAGCAAAGTGATGACGAATGGACATTTACATTTGTAGGAAGCGGCTTTCTCTATCAAATGGTTCGTATCCTCGTGGGCACATTACTTGATATTGGACAAGGAGATCGTGAGCCAGAGGAAGTACCACGGATTTTAGAAGGCAAAAATCGAGAGCTTGCAAGCCCGACAGCACCGGGGTCAGGATTATATTTAGCGCATGTTTTTTATGATAACGAGGCTTTAGAGAAGGAAATCCAGAAATTGGGCAAAGAAAAATAA
- the rplM gene encoding 50S ribosomal protein L13 codes for MRTTYMAKPSEVERKWYVVDAEGKALGRLASEVASILRGKNKPTFTPHIDTGDHVIIINAEKIHLTGNKLADKLYYRHSQYPGGLKTMTAQEMRDRKPVKMLELAIKGMLPKGSLGRKQGMKLHVYAGSEHPHQAQKPEAYELRG; via the coding sequence ATGCGTACAACATATATGGCAAAGCCAAGCGAAGTTGAGCGTAAATGGTACGTTGTAGACGCGGAAGGTAAAGCGCTAGGTCGCCTTGCTTCTGAAGTAGCAAGTATCTTACGCGGTAAGAATAAACCAACTTTTACACCACACATTGATACTGGTGATCACGTAATCATCATCAATGCAGAAAAAATCCACTTAACTGGTAATAAATTAGCTGACAAGCTATACTACCGTCACAGCCAATACCCTGGCGGACTTAAGACGATGACAGCGCAAGAAATGCGTGACCGTAAGCCAGTTAAAATGCTAGAACTTGCGATCAAAGGAATGCTTCCAAAAGGATCATTAGGTCGTAAACAAGGCATGAAACTTCACGTGTATGCTGGAAGCGAGCATCCACACCAAGCACAAAAACCAGAAGCTTACGAGCTACGCGGTTAA
- the rpsI gene encoding 30S ribosomal protein S9, translating into MAQVQYYGTGRRKHSVARVHLVPGDGNITINGRNIDEYFDLETLKLIVRQPLAETQTEGTYDLKVTVDGGGYTGQAGAIRHGVARALLQADPEYRLTLKKAGFLTRDARMKERKKYGLKAARRAPQFSKR; encoded by the coding sequence TTGGCACAGGTTCAATATTACGGAACAGGTCGTCGTAAGCACTCTGTTGCACGTGTTCATTTAGTACCAGGAGATGGAAACATCACAATTAATGGACGCAACATTGATGAGTACTTTGACCTTGAAACGTTAAAACTTATCGTTAGACAACCACTTGCTGAAACACAAACTGAAGGAACTTACGATTTAAAAGTAACTGTTGATGGTGGAGGTTACACTGGTCAAGCAGGTGCAATCCGTCATGGTGTTGCACGTGCGCTTTTACAAGCGGACCCAGAATACCGCCTAACACTTAAAAAAGCAGGCTTCTTAACTCGTGATGCACGTATGAAAGAGCGTAAGAAATACGGTCTTAAAGCAGCACGTCGTGCACCTCAGTTCTCAAAGCGTTAA
- a CDS encoding OmpA family protein, translated as MERITKRLPYKKQVRKLSAIGGVFILVGLLASCINTSDSVSDVEQMNEEDSDIVINEEAKGVEEGDSIPTSTVTVEPFLKEIKEMMDVSTITGTIPTSRAIVTEGIDGSSQAEIEMIETLSKFNAVDIDLGTLLTLPGSILFDFDDDNLRPEADEVIHEIVQVIEATDGAVHIAGHTDNHGSLEYNEDLSKRRAEAVLEALVDAGVDETRLTAEGFGETKPIARNRHADGSDNQEGRQKNRRVEVSIEGLTGSE; from the coding sequence GTGGAGAGGATAACTAAACGACTACCTTATAAAAAACAAGTACGAAAACTTAGTGCCATCGGCGGAGTATTTATACTTGTGGGACTGTTAGCTTCCTGTATCAATACTTCTGATTCAGTATCTGATGTTGAACAGATGAATGAAGAAGATTCTGATATAGTTATTAATGAAGAAGCTAAAGGTGTAGAGGAGGGAGACTCTATCCCAACATCAACGGTTACGGTGGAACCGTTCTTGAAAGAAATAAAAGAAATGATGGATGTCAGTACTATTACTGGAACAATACCAACGAGTAGAGCAATTGTTACTGAGGGGATAGATGGTTCGTCACAAGCAGAAATCGAGATGATAGAAACACTAAGTAAGTTTAATGCAGTTGATATAGACTTAGGTACATTATTAACATTACCAGGAAGCATTCTTTTTGATTTCGATGACGATAACCTTCGTCCAGAAGCTGATGAGGTAATTCATGAAATCGTGCAAGTCATTGAAGCAACAGATGGAGCTGTTCATATTGCTGGTCATACAGATAATCATGGAAGTTTGGAATATAACGAGGACCTTTCTAAACGAAGAGCTGAAGCTGTTTTAGAAGCTCTTGTCGATGCAGGTGTAGATGAAACAAGGCTTACTGCAGAAGGTTTTGGAGAAACAAAGCCAATAGCAAGAAATCGTCATGCAGATGGATCAGATAACCAAGAAGGCCGGCAGAAAAACCGGCGAGTTGAGGTAAGCATTGAAGGATTAACCGGAAGCGAGTAA
- a CDS encoding YheC/YheD family endospore coat-associated protein — protein sequence MATDTIRKTPYVGILVSQENVSLLINQKPNKKLSSLNKANVYAKTNLYFFSLKGINYEEKHIKGVHYDLFKKKWMRGVFPFPDVFYNHRGNINRSLSRQHKEYKTFLNRLAQLNTFYVNYVESFNKWEVYNKLRICSSLKKHLPSTQLLSSVKTLQTMFTNSSVLYVKAAKGRQGKQVIRVEKKEDGTFEYCYYHNQTFLQKVPNLYILYRKLGRFFEKKEVIVQEAIDLFEVDETKVDIRAEVQRNGQGELEIIALPIRQSPKTSPITTKSDCHTFEHFFTSIVGYSKNEVSQLKEEVEAFVKDIYLCIEKHYGPTGDLGIDCAIDNKGKLWFIESNSQSAKVSLERAYDDDTFHKAFLNHLEYATFLFERARN from the coding sequence ATGGCAACTGACACAATAAGAAAAACACCTTACGTTGGTATATTAGTGTCACAAGAAAACGTAAGTCTTCTTATAAATCAAAAACCTAATAAGAAATTATCTTCCTTAAACAAAGCAAACGTTTATGCGAAAACGAACCTTTACTTTTTTTCTCTTAAAGGAATCAATTATGAGGAAAAACATATTAAGGGTGTTCATTATGACTTATTTAAGAAGAAGTGGATGAGAGGGGTCTTTCCATTTCCTGATGTGTTTTACAATCACAGAGGTAACATTAATAGATCATTATCTAGACAACATAAGGAGTATAAAACATTTTTAAACCGACTAGCACAATTAAATACGTTTTATGTTAATTACGTAGAAAGCTTTAATAAATGGGAAGTTTACAATAAATTACGAATATGCTCTTCTCTAAAAAAACATTTACCATCCACGCAATTACTCTCATCAGTAAAGACCTTGCAAACAATGTTTACCAATTCATCTGTGTTATATGTGAAAGCAGCAAAAGGACGGCAAGGGAAACAAGTCATTCGCGTTGAGAAAAAAGAAGATGGGACTTTTGAATATTGTTACTACCACAATCAAACTTTCTTACAAAAAGTACCTAACCTTTACATTCTATACCGTAAGTTGGGAAGATTCTTTGAAAAAAAAGAAGTCATTGTTCAGGAAGCGATCGATTTGTTTGAAGTGGATGAAACAAAGGTAGATATTCGAGCCGAGGTACAGAGAAACGGCCAAGGGGAATTAGAAATAATCGCACTGCCTATCCGGCAATCTCCAAAAACTTCACCCATCACCACAAAATCAGACTGCCATACGTTTGAACATTTTTTCACCTCGATTGTCGGTTACTCAAAAAATGAAGTCAGCCAACTAAAAGAAGAAGTAGAAGCTTTTGTGAAAGACATCTATTTATGCATAGAAAAGCATTATGGACCTACAGGAGATTTAGGGATTGATTGTGCAATTGATAATAAGGGAAAGTTATGGTTTATAGAATCAAATTCACAGTCTGCTAAAGTATCTTTAGAGAGAGCTTACGATGACGATACTTTTCATAAAGCTTTCTTAAACCATCTTGAATATGCAACCTTTTTATTTGAACGTGCCCGCAACTAA